One Mycolicibacterium goodii genomic region harbors:
- a CDS encoding HAD family hydrolase gives MALNLEPKPELLTFDCYGTLIDWDSALRVYVADLLKRKNLSVEPDEFYHGWYYRHALRLLQGPFLIYRELLKQSMQAALREYGADVDDSDGADCGDAMAEAEPFPDTVDVLRQLAGEYRLAIISNSQDDIICHAVERMDNLFSVVLTAETTHAYKPDSALFELVLEKAAVPVERTVHIAQSQYVDLPRSVPMGFRTIWINRNAQDLNDGTPAPDEILPDLRDLPALLKV, from the coding sequence GTGGCTTTGAACCTTGAGCCGAAACCTGAACTGCTGACCTTCGACTGCTACGGCACGTTGATCGACTGGGACTCCGCCTTGCGCGTTTATGTGGCCGATCTGCTGAAACGCAAGAATCTGTCTGTCGAACCCGACGAGTTCTATCACGGGTGGTACTACCGCCACGCGTTGCGGCTGTTGCAGGGCCCATTCCTCATCTATCGCGAACTGCTGAAACAGAGCATGCAAGCGGCGCTGCGTGAATACGGCGCTGACGTCGACGATTCGGACGGGGCGGATTGTGGCGACGCCATGGCCGAAGCCGAGCCGTTCCCGGACACCGTCGACGTGCTGCGCCAGCTCGCTGGTGAGTATCGTCTGGCGATCATCAGCAACAGCCAGGACGACATCATCTGCCATGCCGTCGAACGCATGGACAACCTGTTCAGCGTGGTCCTCACGGCCGAGACAACACATGCCTACAAACCTGACTCGGCGCTGTTCGAACTTGTTCTCGAAAAGGCCGCCGTGCCGGTCGAACGCACCGTGCACATCGCGCAGTCGCAGTACGTCGACCTTCCACGCAGCGTCCCCATGGGGTTCCGCACGATCTGGATCAACCGCAATGCCCAGGATCTCAACGACGGCACCCCGGCGCCCGACGAGATCCTGCCCGATCTTCGAGACCTTCCGGCCCTGCTGAAGGTCTGA
- a CDS encoding MFS transporter, with protein sequence MQSHSFTRKLLTMNRMQSSRKAGWASLVGTTIEWYDFQIYGLSAAVVFSTVFFPEVSTLAGTLASFAVFALGFFARPLGGVIFGHFGDRAGRKQILLITLLLMGISTFAVGVIPSYDTIGVWAPILLVAMRLLGGIALGGEWGGAVLLSVEHAPPGKRGLYGALPQVGSPAGFLLATTVFAIVTTATGDAFDTWGWRIPFLLSGILVAVGLFIRLAVPETPVFAEMREKVQQKLAVPLVEVLRNHPKTVLLGIGAFAISSGGYYVYATYMVAYGKNDLGIAATTMLVGGIVFACCAIVGNLTSAAVSDRIGRRPVFLTMALFTMLYAFPLFWLVETKVAVLIWIAQGIGGFANGSLYGLMGSLSAEMFEPHIRYTGASLGQQVSAGLVGGTTPMIVTAMVASAGHSWPAPMWLALLAAVSLGCVLALPETYKKSITALGIAEGAPSESIRT encoded by the coding sequence GTGCAGTCGCATTCATTTACCCGAAAGTTGTTAACAATGAACCGTATGCAATCGTCACGGAAGGCCGGATGGGCCAGCCTGGTCGGGACCACCATCGAGTGGTACGACTTCCAGATCTACGGACTGAGCGCGGCAGTGGTCTTCAGCACCGTGTTCTTTCCGGAGGTGAGCACCCTTGCCGGCACGCTGGCGTCATTTGCGGTGTTCGCCTTGGGGTTCTTCGCCCGCCCCCTCGGCGGCGTCATCTTCGGCCACTTCGGGGACCGTGCCGGTCGAAAGCAGATTCTTCTCATCACCCTTTTGCTGATGGGTATCAGTACCTTCGCGGTCGGGGTGATCCCTTCATACGACACCATCGGGGTCTGGGCACCCATACTCTTGGTGGCGATGCGCTTGCTGGGAGGAATCGCACTCGGCGGCGAATGGGGTGGCGCTGTCCTGCTGAGCGTCGAACACGCACCGCCGGGCAAACGCGGTCTCTACGGTGCCCTGCCGCAGGTCGGATCGCCCGCCGGCTTTCTCCTCGCCACCACGGTATTTGCGATCGTCACCACCGCCACCGGCGATGCATTCGACACGTGGGGATGGCGAATCCCCTTCTTGCTCAGCGGTATTCTTGTCGCGGTCGGGCTCTTCATCCGTCTTGCGGTGCCGGAAACCCCGGTTTTCGCCGAAATGCGCGAGAAGGTCCAGCAGAAGCTGGCAGTTCCTCTGGTGGAGGTACTGCGCAATCATCCCAAGACCGTCCTGTTGGGGATCGGGGCTTTCGCGATCTCCAGCGGCGGATACTACGTGTACGCCACCTACATGGTGGCCTACGGCAAGAATGATCTCGGGATCGCGGCCACCACAATGCTCGTCGGCGGCATCGTCTTCGCGTGCTGCGCGATAGTCGGAAACCTCACCTCCGCCGCGGTATCCGACCGAATCGGGCGTCGACCGGTCTTCCTGACGATGGCCCTGTTCACCATGTTGTACGCCTTCCCGTTGTTCTGGCTGGTGGAGACCAAGGTGGCGGTACTCATCTGGATTGCCCAGGGCATCGGTGGATTCGCCAACGGGTCGTTGTACGGGCTGATGGGATCTCTCAGTGCGGAAATGTTTGAACCCCATATCCGTTACACGGGAGCCTCTCTGGGGCAACAGGTTTCGGCGGGCCTCGTCGGCGGCACGACTCCGATGATCGTGACGGCGATGGTCGCATCGGCGGGGCATTCGTGGCCCGCACCCATGTGGTTGGCGCTGCTGGCCGCAGTCAGCCTCGGATGTGTCCTCGCACTCCCCGAGACGTACAAGAAGTCGATCACCGCCCTTGGCATCGCCGAAGGGGCTCCGTCCGAATCGATCAGAACCTGA
- a CDS encoding GntR family transcriptional regulator codes for MAVNSLRAAQRVRLKDDVLTVLRDAIIAGQFAPGERLNEKDLAEQLGTSRGPIRDSLAALAHEGLVVHEPHKGARVPLLDRADIEDVYSLRVALETLAARTAVKRAAAVDFEILDRAMEELADAFDRGDRRSITDADLRFHDAFYEAAHHDRLSVAWRTVRSQVALCLFSRNTVSATSREIVVDEHAHLLALLRARSESELVDAVRAHIETAYRRLVASYD; via the coding sequence GTGGCGGTCAACTCCCTGCGTGCCGCTCAACGGGTCAGGTTGAAAGACGATGTGTTGACCGTCCTTCGTGACGCCATCATCGCCGGGCAGTTCGCCCCCGGTGAACGTCTCAACGAAAAAGATCTCGCCGAGCAGTTGGGTACAAGCCGTGGCCCCATCCGAGATTCTTTGGCGGCCTTGGCCCATGAGGGTCTGGTGGTCCATGAACCGCACAAGGGTGCCCGTGTGCCCCTGCTCGACAGGGCGGACATCGAGGACGTCTACTCGCTGAGAGTGGCGTTGGAGACCTTGGCTGCGCGTACCGCCGTCAAGCGCGCGGCGGCCGTCGACTTCGAGATTCTCGATCGCGCGATGGAGGAGCTTGCCGATGCTTTCGACAGAGGTGATCGGCGATCCATCACCGATGCAGATCTTCGGTTTCACGACGCGTTCTATGAAGCTGCACACCATGACCGGCTCAGCGTGGCCTGGCGCACGGTGCGCTCCCAGGTGGCCTTGTGTCTGTTCTCGCGCAATACAGTGTCGGCGACGAGTCGTGAAATCGTAGTCGATGAACACGCGCACCTCCTCGCCCTGCTTCGAGCCCGCAGCGAGTCCGAACTGGTCGACGCGGTCCGCGCGCACATCGAGACGGCCTACCGGCGACTTGTGGCGTCGTACGACTGA
- a CDS encoding thiamine pyrophosphate-dependent dehydrogenase E1 component subunit alpha: MALTKPELLRAYRKMAEIRAFEDRLHEENATGDIPGFIHLYSGQEAIAVGVCENLGDSDYIGSTHRGHGHCIAKGCDIRAMMAEIFGKDDGLCHGKGGSMHIADLSVGMLGANAIVGGAPSLAIGAALTAKTLGNGGVAASFTGDGGSNQGTVFEAMNMAVVLDLPIVFVIENNGYGEATGRDYAVGTTSIAQRSASFGMPATTVDGTDFFAVYEATREAVQRARSGGGPSTIEAVAHRFHGHFEGDAQLYRTPEQVAELRSTSDPLQKFRASVAKTIDIDELDEIDRAARILVDDAVSEARAGAYPPVSSLLTDVYVAY; encoded by the coding sequence ATGGCGTTGACCAAGCCGGAGTTGCTGCGCGCATACCGCAAGATGGCGGAGATCCGGGCATTCGAAGACCGCCTCCACGAGGAGAATGCGACGGGCGACATACCGGGGTTCATTCACCTGTACTCGGGCCAAGAGGCGATCGCGGTCGGGGTGTGCGAAAACCTCGGCGACAGTGACTACATCGGTTCCACGCACCGCGGCCACGGGCACTGTATCGCCAAGGGCTGCGACATTCGGGCGATGATGGCGGAGATCTTCGGCAAGGACGACGGATTGTGTCACGGCAAGGGCGGCTCGATGCACATCGCCGACCTGTCTGTAGGCATGCTGGGGGCGAACGCGATCGTCGGCGGCGCCCCATCCCTGGCGATCGGCGCCGCGCTGACCGCCAAGACCCTCGGCAATGGTGGCGTGGCAGCGAGTTTCACCGGTGACGGCGGGTCGAATCAAGGCACGGTGTTCGAGGCCATGAACATGGCTGTCGTACTGGACCTGCCGATCGTGTTCGTGATCGAGAACAACGGATATGGTGAGGCCACCGGCCGCGATTACGCCGTCGGGACCACCAGCATCGCGCAGCGGTCTGCGTCATTCGGTATGCCGGCGACCACCGTGGACGGGACGGACTTCTTCGCCGTCTACGAGGCCACCCGCGAGGCCGTGCAACGGGCCCGCAGCGGCGGCGGCCCCTCGACCATCGAGGCGGTCGCACACCGGTTCCACGGCCACTTCGAAGGTGACGCGCAGCTGTACCGGACGCCTGAGCAGGTCGCCGAGCTGCGGAGCACCAGCGACCCACTGCAGAAGTTCCGTGCATCCGTCGCGAAAACGATCGACATTGATGAGCTCGACGAGATAGACCGTGCCGCACGCATTCTCGTCGACGACGCCGTGTCCGAAGCCCGGGCCGGCGCCTACCCGCCGGTATCCAGCCTGCTCACCGACGTCTACGTCGCGTACTGA
- a CDS encoding alpha-ketoacid dehydrogenase subunit beta has translation MSLSKITYREAVKDALASEMRRDPTVVQIGEDLRGGQGGSNPALATEKVEAFGGVLGVTKGLWSEFGSERVIDTPITESAIIGMAAGAALTGLRPVAELMFMDFFGVCYDALYNQAAKFRYMFGGKARTPLVVRGMIGAGFSAAAQHSQSPYNVFAAVPGLKVVAPSNPYDAKGLLIQSIRDDDPVVFCEHKTLYDMKGEVPQESYTIPLGVANYTREGTDVTVIALSAMVNVANDAADALAAEGISVEVVDPRSVSPLDEESILESVASTGRAVIVDESAARCGFGHDVAALITTKAFWSLKAPIELVTPPHTPVPFSPALEKEWLPSVSRVEDAIRRAVSA, from the coding sequence ATGAGCCTGTCAAAGATCACCTACCGCGAGGCGGTCAAGGATGCACTGGCCTCGGAGATGCGGCGGGACCCCACCGTCGTACAGATCGGCGAGGACCTGCGTGGCGGCCAGGGCGGCAGCAACCCGGCACTCGCCACCGAGAAAGTGGAAGCGTTCGGCGGCGTTCTGGGCGTCACGAAAGGCCTGTGGAGCGAGTTCGGTTCGGAGCGCGTCATCGACACCCCGATCACCGAGTCGGCCATCATCGGTATGGCCGCCGGCGCGGCGTTGACGGGGCTGCGCCCGGTCGCGGAACTGATGTTCATGGATTTCTTCGGTGTTTGTTATGACGCGCTCTACAACCAGGCCGCGAAGTTCCGGTACATGTTCGGCGGTAAGGCCCGTACGCCGCTCGTGGTTCGCGGCATGATCGGTGCCGGATTCTCCGCGGCCGCCCAACACTCGCAGTCGCCTTACAACGTGTTCGCCGCTGTGCCCGGTCTCAAAGTGGTGGCGCCCTCGAATCCGTATGACGCCAAAGGACTGCTGATTCAGTCCATTCGCGACGACGACCCGGTCGTGTTCTGTGAACACAAGACTCTCTACGACATGAAGGGAGAGGTGCCGCAGGAGTCGTACACGATCCCACTCGGCGTCGCCAATTACACCCGTGAAGGCACCGATGTCACGGTGATCGCCCTCTCGGCGATGGTGAATGTGGCGAACGACGCGGCAGATGCCCTTGCTGCCGAAGGTATCTCCGTGGAGGTGGTTGACCCGCGATCGGTCTCCCCTCTCGACGAGGAGAGCATTCTGGAATCGGTGGCATCGACCGGCCGAGCAGTCATCGTGGACGAGTCCGCTGCCCGGTGCGGATTCGGGCATGATGTGGCCGCCCTCATCACGACGAAGGCTTTTTGGTCTCTCAAGGCGCCGATCGAACTCGTCACACCGCCGCACACCCCTGTGCCGTTCTCCCCGGCGCTGGAGAAGGAATGGTTGCCCTCGGTCAGCCGAGTCGAGGATGCCATCCGCCGGGCGGTGTCGGCATGA
- a CDS encoding 2-oxo acid dehydrogenase subunit E2 has protein sequence MSELSVIEIPKWGLSMEEGTIVEWLIDEGTEFAKGDLLCEIETSKITNQLEAPFDGLLRRIIAKPGDTLPVNAPIAISAPTSVSDADVDRFATALAGTTHTASPAPSRPESAATATSGVVQSAPAPTRTAMPASPPGATTVVPDLLRGKTAGDVFATRHALRLADELSIDLARVTPTGRGGRVSVADVEQAILDAGGAVAAKPRAARSGIPGKSTRDDSGVAATPVARRLAGILGINLHDCRATGSRGRVCEADVRDAARRFNPEPAAATSTPSAAVIDNARPVETIPLSVMRKAIASRLQESKRNAPHFRLTVDLTIDDLLRLRNEINATVAGVKLSVNDFIVKAAAMALVKVPDVNIQYDEQGQSVLRYASADVSVAVALPAGLITPIVRGADGKSLAEISAEVAALVTKAKAGTLQPDDFQGGTFTVSNLGMFGVREFDAIINPPQGAILAVGAATERPTIVDGALTSTTVMTVTLSCDHRVIDGATGAKFLQQMRAYVESPALMLV, from the coding sequence ATGAGTGAACTGTCGGTCATCGAGATCCCGAAGTGGGGACTGTCGATGGAAGAAGGCACCATCGTCGAGTGGCTCATCGACGAGGGCACGGAATTCGCCAAGGGTGATCTGCTGTGCGAGATCGAGACGAGCAAGATCACAAACCAACTGGAGGCTCCCTTCGACGGGCTCCTACGCCGGATCATCGCCAAACCCGGTGACACCCTTCCGGTCAACGCACCCATCGCGATCAGCGCGCCGACGTCGGTCAGCGATGCCGACGTCGACCGCTTCGCCACCGCCCTCGCCGGTACGACTCACACGGCATCCCCTGCGCCGTCACGGCCCGAGTCCGCCGCAACGGCGACATCCGGTGTCGTGCAGTCGGCACCGGCTCCAACCCGGACAGCGATGCCGGCAAGCCCGCCCGGGGCCACCACCGTCGTTCCCGACTTGCTGCGCGGCAAGACGGCAGGCGACGTGTTCGCCACTCGTCATGCCTTGCGACTGGCCGACGAACTGTCGATCGACCTGGCGCGCGTAACGCCCACCGGGCGGGGTGGCCGCGTCTCGGTGGCCGACGTCGAGCAGGCCATTCTCGACGCAGGCGGGGCGGTCGCCGCCAAGCCTCGCGCGGCCCGCAGCGGCATTCCCGGGAAATCGACCCGCGACGACAGTGGTGTGGCCGCGACGCCGGTTGCACGCCGTCTCGCCGGGATACTCGGGATCAACCTGCACGACTGCCGCGCAACGGGTTCCAGGGGACGCGTGTGCGAAGCGGACGTACGTGACGCCGCGCGACGATTCAACCCGGAACCTGCGGCCGCCACGAGCACGCCGTCGGCCGCGGTGATCGACAACGCCCGGCCGGTTGAGACGATTCCGCTGTCTGTGATGCGTAAGGCGATCGCCTCACGATTGCAAGAGTCGAAACGCAACGCCCCTCATTTCCGGCTGACCGTGGACCTCACGATCGACGATCTGCTGCGGTTGCGCAACGAGATCAACGCGACAGTCGCGGGCGTCAAACTGTCTGTCAACGACTTCATCGTCAAAGCCGCCGCGATGGCGCTGGTCAAGGTTCCCGACGTCAACATCCAGTACGACGAACAGGGACAGTCGGTGCTGCGGTATGCAAGTGCGGACGTCTCCGTCGCGGTCGCGCTACCCGCCGGGCTCATCACTCCGATCGTGCGCGGTGCGGACGGTAAATCGCTTGCCGAGATTTCGGCCGAGGTCGCCGCACTGGTGACGAAGGCCAAAGCCGGCACCCTGCAGCCAGACGACTTCCAAGGGGGCACGTTCACCGTGTCGAACCTCGGAATGTTCGGCGTCAGAGAGTTCGACGCAATCATCAACCCTCCCCAGGGCGCGATCTTGGCCGTCGGCGCCGCCACCGAGCGGCCGACGATCGTCGACGGTGCACTCACGTCGACAACCGTGATGACCGTGACGTTGTCGTGTGATCACCGGGTCATCGACGGTGCCACAGGAGCGAAGTTCCTGCAGCAGATGCGGGCGTACGTCGAGTCCCCCGCTCTCATGTTGGTTTAG
- the lpdA gene encoding dihydrolipoyl dehydrogenase yields the protein MTDSFDVLVIGGGPGGYVAAIRAAQLGLKTALVERDRLGGICLNWGCIPTKALLHGADVAHTLANAHEVGFTVGAVEFDLSKLVQFSRSVSARLSNGVEYLMRKNAITVIAGNAKLADKGVVDISTETGMQRHHADDVIVATGARPRTVPGLAPDGDRVWTYFDALQPATLPRSLVVVGSGAIGVEFASLYRDLGTEVTLVEMAPQIMPAEDAAVSEFVRRRFEKRGIGVHTNSRVTSATITDTGVDLIIDTPRGPENATVERVLVAAGIQGNIEDLGLEDIGVEVSGGSIVTDEWCRTTAFGTYAIGDVAGGPCLAHKASHEAVLCVEHIAGVAHTRPLDTNMVPACTYARPQVASLGMTEEQARATGRRLQVGTFDLQASGKALAIAEADGFVKTIFDADSGALLGAHMVGPDVTELIQGFGITASLEATVDDLAEVMFAHPTLSEAMHESVLAALGRPLNS from the coding sequence ATGACCGACAGTTTCGATGTCCTGGTGATCGGTGGTGGCCCGGGCGGCTATGTGGCCGCCATTCGGGCAGCCCAGCTGGGCCTCAAGACCGCCCTCGTCGAACGTGACCGGCTCGGCGGGATCTGCCTGAACTGGGGCTGCATCCCCACCAAGGCGTTGTTGCACGGCGCCGATGTCGCGCACACCCTGGCCAACGCCCACGAGGTGGGATTCACCGTCGGCGCAGTCGAATTCGACCTCTCGAAACTCGTGCAGTTCAGCCGCAGCGTCTCGGCACGGCTTTCCAACGGTGTCGAGTACCTGATGCGCAAGAACGCCATAACGGTGATCGCCGGTAACGCGAAGTTGGCCGACAAAGGAGTCGTCGACATCAGCACAGAGACGGGCATGCAACGTCACCATGCCGATGACGTCATCGTGGCGACGGGAGCCAGGCCGCGCACCGTCCCAGGCCTCGCTCCGGACGGTGATCGGGTATGGACGTACTTCGATGCGCTACAGCCCGCCACGTTGCCGCGTTCGCTTGTCGTGGTGGGCTCCGGGGCGATCGGTGTGGAGTTCGCCAGCCTCTACCGTGATCTCGGCACCGAGGTCACACTCGTGGAGATGGCGCCGCAGATCATGCCCGCGGAAGACGCAGCAGTATCCGAGTTCGTACGACGGCGCTTCGAGAAGCGCGGAATCGGTGTGCACACGAATTCTCGGGTGACCTCCGCGACGATCACCGACACCGGGGTCGATCTCATCATCGACACACCGCGCGGCCCCGAGAACGCGACGGTCGAGCGGGTCCTGGTCGCCGCGGGAATTCAGGGCAACATCGAAGACCTGGGACTGGAGGACATCGGCGTCGAAGTGTCCGGAGGTTCGATTGTGACCGATGAATGGTGCCGCACCACGGCCTTCGGCACATACGCGATCGGTGACGTCGCAGGCGGGCCGTGCCTGGCACACAAAGCCAGCCACGAAGCGGTGCTGTGCGTCGAGCACATCGCGGGCGTGGCGCACACGAGACCCCTCGACACGAACATGGTGCCCGCCTGCACCTACGCTCGTCCGCAAGTGGCCAGCCTGGGAATGACCGAAGAACAGGCCAGGGCGACCGGCCGCCGGCTGCAGGTCGGCACCTTCGACCTGCAAGCCTCGGGCAAAGCCCTGGCCATCGCGGAAGCCGACGGATTCGTCAAGACCATCTTCGATGCCGACAGCGGTGCACTGCTCGGTGCCCACATGGTCGGACCCGACGTCACCGAACTGATCCAGGGTTTCGGCATCACCGCGTCGCTCGAAGCCACCGTCGATGACCTGGCAGAGGTGATGTTCGCGCATCCGACACTTTCGGAAGCCATGCACGAATCTGTCCTCGCCGCTCTCGGCAGACCCCTCAACAGCTGA
- a CDS encoding helix-turn-helix domain-containing protein: MARPAIVGASVDLARHARLLSDIRDAVLSGQRPPRPPRPLVARSWERLCAHGISPDDCARSNPVSLSEVENRRSRSDLRKVLPELRAVLGTAAASADFVVVIADNDGIVLWRDGAQAVRRTADQLGFVEGASWAENEVGTNAIGTALLENTGITLFSAEHYALRQHSWYCIGEPVRDPRNGDILGVIDISGPALTLHPSTAGLAHSAARLAEAALWRLHRENLDRLCEQSAALLANTTRALVVDDQGWVACARGVENPRRIAAPSPGTAVFVPGLGLTVPEPLDHGWILRPHRVDDAHVELELDLGDAPRATIRGEVTWTRGLSPRHAQILRMLAQNDGHGVTATDLSIALYGNAEHTVAIRSEISRLRKRLGAIITGQPYRFSDQVVVRVLTGLDRAD; encoded by the coding sequence ATGGCTCGCCCTGCGATCGTCGGAGCGTCGGTCGATCTCGCCCGGCACGCTCGATTACTCAGTGACATCCGCGACGCGGTGCTGTCCGGCCAGCGGCCGCCCAGACCGCCCCGACCTCTGGTAGCACGGTCCTGGGAGCGGCTGTGCGCACACGGCATTTCGCCCGACGACTGCGCACGGTCCAACCCGGTGAGCTTGTCCGAAGTCGAGAACCGGCGGAGCCGAAGCGACCTGCGTAAAGTGCTTCCCGAGCTACGTGCCGTTTTGGGGACCGCGGCCGCCTCCGCCGATTTCGTGGTGGTCATCGCGGACAACGACGGAATCGTCCTCTGGAGAGACGGGGCGCAGGCCGTTCGCCGCACCGCCGATCAACTCGGTTTCGTCGAAGGCGCCAGCTGGGCGGAAAACGAGGTGGGTACCAACGCAATTGGCACCGCGCTTCTCGAGAACACCGGAATCACACTGTTTTCCGCCGAGCACTACGCCCTCCGCCAGCACAGCTGGTACTGCATCGGCGAACCTGTCCGGGATCCGCGAAACGGCGACATCCTGGGCGTGATCGACATCAGCGGGCCGGCGTTGACGCTGCACCCATCGACGGCCGGGCTGGCGCACTCGGCCGCACGACTCGCCGAAGCCGCCCTGTGGCGGCTGCATCGAGAGAATCTCGACCGCCTGTGCGAGCAGAGCGCCGCCCTGCTCGCCAACACCACCCGTGCGCTGGTGGTCGACGACCAAGGCTGGGTCGCCTGCGCACGAGGCGTGGAGAATCCTCGACGCATCGCAGCCCCGTCGCCCGGCACCGCCGTATTCGTTCCCGGACTTGGCCTGACAGTCCCCGAACCGCTCGACCACGGATGGATCCTGCGGCCACACCGGGTTGACGACGCACATGTGGAACTCGAGCTCGACCTCGGTGATGCACCACGAGCCACGATTCGTGGCGAAGTCACTTGGACGCGCGGACTTTCCCCTCGCCACGCGCAAATTCTGCGAATGCTGGCACAAAACGACGGCCACGGCGTCACCGCAACCGATCTCAGCATCGCGCTGTACGGCAATGCCGAACACACCGTCGCGATTCGCTCGGAGATCTCACGCCTGAGAAAGCGACTTGGCGCCATCATCACTGGCCAGCCCTACCGGTTCTCCGATCAGGTCGTCGTACGGGTTCTCACCGGCCTCGACCGAGCAGACTGA
- a CDS encoding SDR family NAD(P)-dependent oxidoreductase, with amino-acid sequence MTNFDRVALVTGAAQGIGEAIARSLAARGATVALADIDYEKAAAVGESIARDGGQARAYYVDVADRAMVTGLIDEVTRDLGSIDALVNNGGLDAQPGRALEIDEAHWKRLIDIDLTGQWWCTQAVLPGMVERQYGRIVYVSSSSVYIGGRNISPAYCASKSGLIGLTVALATQFEEHNVLVNCLMPGPTGNTGTPMDPSDVPAYLQNHPLGFGGPQPLVDATHYLLDSSGDWISGAILNVSGGRLRGR; translated from the coding sequence ATGACCAACTTCGACCGTGTCGCCCTCGTCACCGGTGCCGCTCAAGGCATCGGCGAAGCCATCGCGCGCTCACTGGCGGCCCGCGGAGCGACCGTCGCCCTCGCCGACATCGATTACGAGAAGGCCGCCGCTGTCGGCGAATCGATCGCCCGCGACGGCGGGCAAGCACGCGCCTATTACGTCGACGTCGCCGACAGAGCGATGGTCACCGGCCTCATCGATGAGGTCACACGTGATCTCGGCAGTATCGACGCTCTGGTGAACAACGGCGGCCTCGACGCCCAGCCCGGCCGAGCCCTGGAAATCGATGAGGCACACTGGAAGCGACTCATCGATATCGACCTGACCGGGCAATGGTGGTGCACCCAGGCTGTATTGCCCGGCATGGTGGAGCGGCAGTACGGCAGGATCGTCTACGTCAGTTCGTCGTCGGTGTATATCGGCGGCCGCAACATCTCGCCCGCATATTGCGCGTCCAAGTCAGGACTCATCGGCCTCACCGTTGCCCTCGCCACACAGTTCGAAGAACACAACGTCCTGGTGAACTGCCTGATGCCGGGCCCCACGGGCAACACCGGTACGCCGATGGACCCGAGCGACGTGCCGGCATACCTGCAGAACCATCCGCTCGGATTTGGCGGACCGCAACCCCTGGTCGACGCGACCCACTACCTCCTCGACTCATCCGGCGACTGGATCAGCGGCGCGATCCTCAACGTCAGCGGCGGGCGACTGCGGGGACGTTGA